In Plantibacter sp. PA-3-X8, one DNA window encodes the following:
- a CDS encoding FAD-binding monooxygenase, with protein MQFHHHGYVSGDPRVLPAAGVGIDRPDDLPEEMDVLIVGSGPAGMIAAAQLSRFPTITTRIVERRPGRLAIGQADGIQARSVETFDAFGFAERITAEAYRITEMAFWKPDLDDPSRIVRGARPLDDTTGVSEYPHLIVNQARVLDYFAEYMANAPTRMRPDYGWAFQGLEIDDDAEYPVAVTLLDTSDESSGETRTVRAKYVIGADGARSAVRQAIGCTLAGDQANHAWGVMDALAVTDFPDIRTKCAIQSGSGGSILLIPREGGHLFRMYVDLGEVPSGGSEAVRSTSIEQIIDHANTILSPYRLDVKHVAWHSVYEVGHRLTDRFDDVPLDELGTRTPRVFITGDACHTHSAKAGQGMNVSMQDGFNLAWKLGHVLEGRSPESLLATYSAERQVVARELIDFDREWSSLMAKRPEEFDDPSELADFYVRTAEFPAGFMTEYTPSAIVGEATHQHLASGFPIGKRFKSALTSRVADANHIHLGHHATADGRWRIYVFADAASPASGRSAELAAWLQDDPESPLRAVPDGVRADDWFDVKIVYQQRHTDIDLGTVPPVFLPRVGPFDLIDYEKVYARHPDVDIFADRGVDRAGAVVVVRPDQYVAHVLPLTATTELAAFFDGVMGRQTTHS; from the coding sequence ATGCAGTTCCACCACCACGGCTATGTCTCCGGTGATCCGCGGGTCCTGCCCGCAGCGGGCGTCGGCATCGACCGGCCCGATGACCTCCCGGAGGAGATGGACGTCCTCATCGTCGGCAGCGGCCCGGCCGGCATGATCGCCGCCGCCCAGCTGTCCCGGTTCCCGACGATCACCACGCGGATCGTGGAGCGCCGACCGGGACGCCTCGCGATCGGCCAGGCGGACGGTATCCAGGCGCGCAGCGTCGAGACCTTCGACGCCTTCGGCTTCGCCGAGCGCATCACCGCCGAGGCGTACCGGATCACCGAGATGGCGTTCTGGAAGCCCGACCTCGACGACCCGAGCCGCATCGTCCGCGGCGCACGCCCGCTCGACGACACGACGGGCGTCAGCGAGTACCCGCACCTCATCGTGAACCAGGCTCGCGTGCTCGACTACTTCGCCGAGTACATGGCGAACGCCCCGACCCGGATGCGCCCCGACTACGGGTGGGCGTTCCAGGGACTCGAGATCGACGACGACGCGGAGTACCCGGTCGCGGTCACACTGCTGGACACGAGCGATGAGTCCTCCGGCGAGACCAGGACCGTCCGCGCGAAGTACGTCATCGGGGCCGACGGCGCCCGGAGTGCCGTCCGCCAGGCGATCGGCTGCACCTTGGCCGGCGACCAGGCGAACCACGCGTGGGGCGTCATGGACGCCCTCGCGGTCACCGACTTCCCCGACATCCGCACGAAGTGCGCCATCCAGTCGGGTTCCGGCGGCAGCATCCTGCTCATCCCCCGCGAGGGCGGGCACCTCTTCCGCATGTACGTCGACCTCGGCGAGGTGCCGTCCGGCGGAAGCGAAGCCGTGCGGTCGACCTCGATCGAGCAGATCATCGACCACGCGAACACCATCCTGAGTCCGTATCGGCTCGACGTGAAGCACGTCGCCTGGCACAGCGTCTACGAGGTCGGCCATCGCCTGACGGACCGCTTCGACGACGTCCCGCTCGACGAACTCGGCACGCGCACGCCGCGCGTCTTCATCACCGGCGACGCCTGCCACACCCATAGCGCGAAGGCCGGGCAGGGGATGAATGTGTCGATGCAGGACGGCTTCAACCTGGCGTGGAAGCTCGGCCACGTGCTCGAGGGTCGGAGCCCCGAGAGCCTCCTGGCGACGTACTCGGCCGAGCGTCAGGTCGTGGCCCGGGAGCTCATCGACTTCGACCGTGAGTGGTCGAGCCTCATGGCCAAGCGGCCGGAGGAGTTCGACGACCCCTCCGAGCTCGCCGACTTCTACGTGCGGACGGCGGAGTTCCCGGCGGGCTTCATGACCGAGTACACCCCGTCGGCCATCGTCGGCGAGGCGACCCACCAGCACCTCGCGAGCGGCTTCCCGATCGGCAAGCGGTTCAAGTCCGCCCTCACTTCGCGCGTCGCGGACGCCAACCACATCCATCTCGGACACCACGCCACGGCCGACGGGCGCTGGCGGATCTACGTCTTCGCGGATGCCGCTTCGCCAGCGTCTGGCCGATCAGCGGAGCTCGCCGCCTGGCTGCAGGACGACCCGGAGTCACCGCTCCGCGCGGTGCCTGACGGCGTGCGGGCCGACGACTGGTTCGACGTGAAGATCGTCTACCAGCAGCGCCACACCGACATCGACCTCGGCACCGTTCCGCCGGTGTTCCTGCCGCGCGTCGGCCCGTTCGACCTCATCGACTACGAAAAGGTCTACGCCCGCCATCCCGACGTCGACATCTTCGCCGACCGCGGCGTCGACCGCGCGGGTGCCGTCGTCGTCGTGCGGCCGGACCAGTACGTCGCCCACGTGCTCCCACTCACGGCCACCACGGAGCTCGCGGCGTTCTTCGACGGCGTGATGGGACGGCAGACGACGCACTCCTGA
- a CDS encoding pentapeptide repeat-containing protein, with protein sequence MTSIDASSVPSDDRSALRANCADCFALCCTAFGFQRSTDFPIDKPAGTPCLNLADDFSCAIHESLRPRGFRGCTVFDCFGAGQLVSQELFSGTSWRERPDTSAEMFATFSVVRQLQEMSWYLVEAAERTAATDLMAHISRLRIGIQRILDGGTSEILACDVESLRADVRHLLIDVSEEARGGYLAGADTEPGDDLHPSADLAGRDLRARRLCGADLRGAILIGADLRGADLAGVDLLGADLRDTRLDGADLSAALFLTQMQLNAARGDEAALLPTTLDRPGHWTTASRASSPTDGELSP encoded by the coding sequence ATGACCTCCATCGACGCTTCCTCCGTCCCGTCCGACGACCGCTCCGCCCTCCGCGCGAACTGCGCTGACTGCTTCGCGCTCTGCTGCACCGCCTTCGGGTTCCAACGATCAACCGACTTCCCGATCGACAAACCGGCAGGCACGCCCTGCCTCAATCTGGCGGACGACTTCTCCTGCGCCATCCACGAATCCCTGCGTCCGAGAGGGTTCCGCGGGTGCACCGTCTTCGACTGCTTCGGCGCTGGCCAGCTCGTGTCGCAGGAGCTCTTCAGCGGCACGAGCTGGCGGGAACGCCCCGACACGAGCGCCGAGATGTTCGCCACGTTCTCCGTCGTGCGCCAGCTGCAGGAGATGAGTTGGTACCTCGTCGAAGCCGCCGAGCGGACGGCCGCGACAGACCTGATGGCGCACATCAGCCGCCTCCGTATTGGGATCCAGCGGATCCTCGACGGCGGCACCTCCGAGATCCTCGCCTGCGACGTCGAGTCCCTCCGCGCCGACGTCCGGCACCTGCTGATCGACGTCAGCGAGGAGGCGCGGGGCGGGTACCTGGCCGGCGCCGACACCGAGCCAGGCGACGACCTCCACCCCTCGGCGGATCTCGCCGGCCGCGACCTGCGCGCTCGTCGGCTGTGCGGAGCCGATCTACGCGGGGCGATCCTGATCGGCGCGGACCTGCGTGGGGCGGACCTGGCGGGCGTCGACCTGCTCGGAGCCGATCTCCGCGATACACGACTCGACGGGGCCGACCTCTCGGCCGCCCTGTTCCTCACCCAGATGCAGCTCAACGCGGCACGAGGTGACGAGGCGGCGCTCTTGCCGACCACCCTCGACCGACCGGGGCACTGGACGACGGCGAGTCGCGCTTCCTCCCCGACAGATGGGGAGTTGTCCCCGTAG
- a CDS encoding helix-turn-helix domain-containing protein produces the protein MNSDFVNGRRVMTMSEKPVSWGSARAKLGRDPERVAAARHAAEAEVLAYQLVTLRKEADLTQTELSKTMGVSQRRVSAIEHGQLESFELDTIRKYVAALGGQVRVVADFGDRSVTLAS, from the coding sequence GTGAACAGCGATTTCGTGAATGGCAGAAGGGTGATGACGATGAGTGAGAAGCCAGTGAGTTGGGGGAGCGCGCGTGCGAAGTTGGGCCGAGATCCGGAGCGCGTCGCCGCCGCTCGCCATGCCGCCGAGGCAGAAGTGCTCGCCTATCAACTGGTCACGCTGCGGAAGGAAGCTGATCTGACGCAGACGGAGCTCAGTAAGACGATGGGCGTATCGCAGCGTCGTGTGTCGGCCATCGAACACGGGCAGCTTGAGTCGTTCGAACTCGACACCATCAGGAAGTACGTCGCCGCGTTGGGGGGTCAGGTCCGGGTTGTCGCCGACTTCGGGGATCGCAGCGTCACCCTTGCGAGTTGA
- a CDS encoding isocitrate lyase/phosphoenolpyruvate mutase family protein gives MTTPLERALALQAMHVPGDPLILPNAWDVASARAVLASGARAIATTSAGVAWSLGHRDGNELNRDVALDTVRRIASSVSVPVTADIEGGYGETPDEVARTIASCIDAGASGVNLEDSLRPIAEQERRIEAARSAADQAGIPLFINARIDTHRLGDIGDDRWFDETVTRAAAYARAGASGIFVLGALRADTIERLADATTLPLNVAFGPGTLTISELARAGASRISAGSSIAEAAYSLAQQWATAMLDTPDAAPASPPTLGWAALNQLIRD, from the coding sequence ATGACCACACCGCTCGAACGCGCGCTCGCCCTGCAGGCCATGCACGTCCCCGGAGACCCGCTGATCCTGCCGAACGCCTGGGACGTCGCCTCCGCCCGCGCCGTCCTGGCGTCCGGCGCCCGCGCAATCGCGACGACGAGTGCCGGGGTCGCCTGGTCGCTCGGGCACCGCGACGGGAACGAGCTGAACCGCGACGTCGCCCTCGACACCGTGCGACGGATCGCATCGTCGGTGTCCGTCCCGGTCACCGCGGACATCGAGGGCGGCTACGGCGAGACACCGGACGAGGTCGCCCGCACGATCGCCTCCTGTATCGACGCGGGCGCCTCCGGCGTGAACCTCGAGGACTCGCTCCGCCCGATCGCGGAACAGGAACGACGGATCGAGGCAGCACGGTCTGCCGCTGACCAGGCCGGGATCCCCCTCTTCATCAATGCCCGGATCGACACGCATCGACTCGGCGACATCGGAGACGACCGTTGGTTCGACGAGACGGTGACGCGTGCCGCTGCGTATGCACGGGCCGGCGCGAGCGGGATCTTCGTGCTCGGTGCCCTCCGAGCCGACACGATCGAGCGGCTCGCCGATGCGACGACCCTGCCACTCAACGTCGCCTTCGGTCCGGGAACGCTGACGATCAGCGAGCTCGCGAGAGCCGGCGCGAGTCGCATCAGCGCTGGTTCGTCGATCGCGGAAGCCGCTTACAGCCTCGCGCAGCAGTGGGCGACGGCGATGCTCGATACGCCCGATGCAGCTCCCGCATCACCGCCCACGCTCGGCTGGGCCGCACTGAACCAGCTCATCCGGGACTGA
- a CDS encoding helix-turn-helix transcriptional regulator, with product MDRPALADFLLRHRSALQPADVGLSSGPRRRTAGLRREEVAQLAAMSTDYYARLEQQRAPQPSTQMLGSLARALRLSAEERDYLYRIAGHNAPTRLAATDYVAPALLRVLDRLTDAPALVLSALGETLVQNDPARALFGDANRYRGLERSAIYRWFLHPEERERYPAEDQDRQSRAQVASLRAAYGSLGAQSPAGEIVEALTAHSEDFRRLWATHEVGRRFEDHKVLIHPEIGPIELDCQALFTEDQSQALLVLTAAPHTEAASKLKLLAVLGTQTFEGAR from the coding sequence ATGGATCGCCCAGCGCTCGCCGACTTCCTCCTCCGACACCGATCGGCGTTGCAGCCCGCGGACGTCGGTCTGAGCAGCGGACCTCGGCGACGGACGGCCGGGCTCCGACGCGAGGAGGTCGCGCAGCTCGCAGCGATGTCGACCGACTACTACGCGCGGCTCGAGCAGCAGCGGGCTCCGCAGCCGAGCACGCAGATGCTGGGTTCGCTCGCGCGGGCGCTCCGATTGAGTGCAGAGGAACGCGACTACCTGTATCGGATCGCCGGACACAACGCGCCGACCCGCCTCGCAGCGACCGACTACGTCGCGCCGGCGCTTCTGCGCGTCCTCGACCGGCTCACCGACGCACCCGCGCTCGTCCTGTCGGCGCTCGGCGAGACGCTCGTCCAGAACGACCCGGCCCGGGCGCTGTTCGGCGATGCGAACCGGTACCGGGGCCTGGAACGCAGCGCGATCTACCGCTGGTTCCTGCACCCGGAGGAACGCGAGCGATACCCCGCCGAGGACCAGGACCGGCAGAGTCGAGCGCAGGTCGCGTCGCTGCGTGCGGCCTACGGCTCGTTGGGGGCGCAGTCGCCGGCTGGCGAGATCGTCGAGGCGCTCACCGCGCACAGTGAGGACTTCCGGCGACTGTGGGCGACGCACGAGGTCGGGCGGCGGTTCGAGGACCACAAGGTGCTCATCCACCCCGAGATCGGCCCCATCGAGCTGGACTGTCAGGCCCTGTTCACCGAGGACCAGTCGCAGGCACTCCTCGTCCTCACGGCCGCGCCGCACACCGAGGCCGCAAGCAAGCTCAAACTCCTCGCCGTCCTCGGTACCCAGACCTTCGAGGGTGCGCGGTAG
- a CDS encoding SDR family oxidoreductase: MQITGNTVFIPGATSGIGLALARRLHAAGNTVIIGGRRTELLESIAADEPGLHTVRIDTADPASIEAAAKQVIAEHPEMNVLITMAGVMRGEDWTGSDFVATAEEIITTNVLGPIRLIGAFIEQLRSRPDATIMTVSSGLAFTPLRVTPTYNASKAAIHMLSESIRLQLADTGVRIVELVPPAVRTSLMPGQEESDFAMPLDAFADEVMGLIESQPDATEIQVENVKFLRYAEVRGEYDQTVAMLNRLDPH; this comes from the coding sequence ATGCAGATCACCGGAAACACCGTCTTCATCCCCGGCGCGACGAGCGGCATCGGCCTCGCTCTCGCACGACGCCTCCACGCAGCCGGCAACACCGTCATCATCGGCGGGCGACGCACCGAACTCCTCGAGTCGATCGCCGCCGACGAGCCCGGCCTCCACACCGTGCGGATCGACACAGCCGATCCTGCGAGCATCGAAGCCGCGGCGAAGCAGGTCATCGCGGAGCACCCGGAGATGAACGTGCTCATCACGATGGCCGGCGTCATGCGCGGCGAGGACTGGACCGGTTCCGACTTCGTCGCGACCGCCGAGGAGATCATCACGACGAACGTCCTCGGGCCCATCCGGCTCATCGGCGCGTTCATCGAGCAGCTCCGCAGCCGACCGGACGCCACGATCATGACCGTCTCCTCGGGCCTCGCTTTCACCCCGCTGCGGGTGACGCCGACCTACAACGCGAGCAAGGCGGCCATCCACATGCTGAGCGAGTCGATCCGCCTCCAGCTGGCGGACACGGGCGTCCGTATCGTCGAGCTCGTCCCGCCGGCCGTCCGCACCTCGCTCATGCCCGGCCAGGAGGAGAGCGACTTCGCGATGCCACTCGACGCGTTCGCCGACGAGGTCATGGGCCTCATCGAGTCGCAGCCCGACGCCACGGAGATCCAGGTCGAGAACGTCAAGTTCCTGCGCTACGCCGAGGTCCGCGGCGAGTACGACCAGACCGTCGCGATGCTCAACCGCCTCGACCCGCACTAG
- a CDS encoding alpha/beta hydrolase — protein sequence MTATANHPPFDPELAAVLAAVGDLMPSTLTADMIPMLRQASPVSLPVDEMLAEAGVERRDLSIAGYEGAEISVSVLARAGKIGTGPGVFHTHGGGMIMGDRFVGLAQFLPWIVELDATVVTVEYRLAPEFPDPYPVEDCYAALVWTAEHAQELGIDPARFIIAGASAGGGLAAGVALLARDRSGPELAGQVLIYPMLDDRDATVSTTQIDGVGVWDRGSNITGWTALLGDRVGGDDVSIYAAPARATDLTGLPPAFIDCGSAEVFRDEDVAYATSLWQAGVQAELHVWPGGFHGFDMLAPHAELARAMTAARNAWVARLLAP from the coding sequence ATGACCGCGACCGCGAACCACCCGCCCTTCGATCCCGAGCTCGCCGCGGTCCTCGCCGCCGTCGGCGATCTGATGCCCTCGACCCTCACCGCCGACATGATCCCGATGCTGCGCCAGGCGTCGCCGGTCTCGCTCCCCGTGGACGAGATGCTCGCCGAAGCCGGGGTCGAGCGCCGCGATCTGAGCATCGCCGGGTACGAGGGTGCCGAGATCTCCGTCTCCGTGCTCGCGCGAGCCGGCAAGATCGGCACCGGCCCCGGAGTGTTCCACACCCACGGCGGCGGGATGATCATGGGCGACCGCTTCGTGGGGCTCGCCCAGTTCCTGCCGTGGATCGTCGAACTCGACGCCACGGTCGTCACCGTCGAGTACCGACTCGCACCGGAGTTCCCCGACCCGTACCCGGTGGAGGACTGCTACGCCGCACTCGTCTGGACGGCGGAGCACGCGCAGGAACTCGGCATCGATCCGGCTCGGTTCATCATCGCGGGAGCGAGCGCCGGTGGAGGGCTCGCCGCTGGTGTCGCGCTCCTGGCCCGCGATCGGAGCGGTCCGGAGCTCGCCGGCCAGGTCCTCATCTACCCGATGCTCGACGATCGCGACGCCACCGTCTCGACCACGCAGATCGACGGGGTCGGCGTCTGGGACCGGGGCAGCAACATCACCGGCTGGACCGCACTGCTCGGCGACCGTGTCGGAGGCGACGACGTCTCCATCTATGCCGCCCCGGCACGCGCAACCGATCTGACCGGCCTGCCACCCGCTTTCATCGACTGCGGCAGTGCAGAGGTCTTCCGTGACGAGGACGTCGCCTACGCGACGTCGCTCTGGCAGGCCGGCGTCCAAGCCGAGCTCCACGTGTGGCCGGGTGGGTTCCACGGATTCGACATGCTCGCGCCGCACGCCGAACTCGCCCGGGCCATGACCGCCGCCCGGAACGCCTGGGTCGCTCGCCTGCTCGCGCCCTGA
- a CDS encoding glycoside hydrolase family 2 TIM barrel-domain containing protein — protein sequence MTTIPFTGDWIVRAPRGPFAAVQGGADDSLAVTLPHDALRDTERSPDAVAKGGAAYFPAGAFSQVKTFEVPAEWSGRIVRLEIQGAFRHAMVYLNDEFAGNRADGFARFFVELTPFLHFGETNTLRIETRAGQDSRWYAGAGLHRPVLLHVDEPTHVEPDGVRITTIRIEDDQAVLEVATTIVNRGLTRSARVLATELAGPDGRVVEGERTPVTVAPGGSALIRQRLYVPDAALWSVDSPALYSARTSLEVDDRPDEAAVVHTVHGIRTVTVDPRKGLRINGEPVLLRGACVHGDNGPLGAASIARAEERRIQLLKDAGFNAIRAAHNPASPAMLDACDRIGMLVMDEAFDMWGRGKTDHDYSLDFAQWWRADLESMVAKDMNHPSVIMYSIGNEVVEVGTPHGAIQARELAEHVRALDPTRLVTNGVNATLAVLDDLDDIMASDQGLNELMGEAGANMMSLIGSSDAVTTRTEESSAALDVLGLNYADGRYASDAERFPHRVIVGSETFPTQIGDLWPLVEANPNVIGDFTWTGWDYLGEVGIGATSYAEDPEANGALEREFPYLTAWCGDFDITGWRRPVSYYREIVFGLRSEPAIAVLRPERHGQTITMQSPWAWSDSVDSWTWPGFEGAPVTVEVAADADEVALLLDGVEVARGPVGGRRPKLAEFETVYRPGTLEAVAFRSGAEVGRTALVSATGPTRLVATADRTTLRADDTDLAFIAIELRDAAGVLVTGADREVSVSVAGEGRLAGFGTGTPKTTERFDATTRTTFDGRALAIVRPSGPGAITVTVSGAGLDDVVLDLEAAAR from the coding sequence ATGACCACCATCCCGTTCACCGGCGACTGGATCGTCCGCGCACCCCGAGGCCCGTTCGCCGCCGTCCAGGGCGGTGCCGACGACTCGCTGGCCGTGACCCTCCCGCACGACGCGCTGCGCGATACCGAGCGCTCGCCGGACGCAGTCGCGAAGGGCGGGGCCGCCTACTTCCCCGCCGGCGCGTTCAGCCAGGTGAAGACCTTCGAGGTCCCCGCCGAGTGGTCCGGTCGCATCGTCCGGCTCGAGATCCAGGGCGCGTTCCGTCACGCGATGGTGTACCTCAACGACGAGTTCGCCGGCAATCGTGCCGACGGCTTCGCGCGCTTCTTCGTCGAGCTCACCCCGTTCCTCCATTTCGGCGAGACGAACACGCTGCGCATCGAGACCCGCGCAGGGCAGGACTCCCGCTGGTACGCCGGAGCCGGGCTGCACCGCCCGGTCCTCCTGCACGTCGACGAACCCACGCACGTCGAACCCGACGGTGTCCGCATCACGACGATCCGGATCGAGGATGACCAGGCGGTGCTCGAAGTGGCGACGACCATCGTCAACCGGGGTCTCACCAGGAGCGCGCGCGTCCTCGCGACGGAACTCGCCGGCCCAGACGGGAGGGTGGTCGAGGGCGAGCGCACGCCGGTCACCGTCGCGCCAGGCGGTAGCGCGCTCATCCGCCAGCGCCTGTACGTGCCGGACGCAGCCCTGTGGAGCGTCGACTCGCCGGCACTGTACTCGGCGAGGACCTCGCTCGAGGTCGACGACCGACCCGACGAGGCGGCCGTCGTCCACACGGTCCACGGCATCCGCACGGTCACCGTCGACCCTCGGAAGGGTCTCCGCATCAACGGCGAGCCGGTGCTCCTGCGCGGCGCCTGTGTCCACGGCGACAACGGTCCGCTCGGTGCAGCGTCGATCGCGCGCGCCGAGGAACGGCGTATCCAGCTCCTCAAGGACGCCGGCTTCAACGCGATCCGCGCGGCCCACAATCCGGCGTCGCCCGCCATGCTCGACGCCTGCGACCGCATCGGCATGCTCGTCATGGACGAGGCCTTCGACATGTGGGGCCGGGGCAAGACGGACCACGACTACTCCCTCGACTTCGCGCAGTGGTGGCGGGCCGATCTGGAGTCGATGGTGGCGAAGGACATGAACCATCCGAGCGTGATCATGTACTCGATCGGCAACGAGGTCGTCGAGGTCGGCACCCCGCACGGTGCGATCCAGGCGCGGGAACTCGCCGAGCACGTGCGCGCGTTGGATCCGACACGACTCGTGACGAACGGCGTGAACGCGACCCTGGCCGTGCTCGACGATCTGGACGACATCATGGCGTCGGACCAGGGGTTGAACGAGCTGATGGGCGAAGCGGGCGCGAACATGATGAGCCTCATCGGATCCTCCGACGCCGTCACGACGCGCACCGAGGAGTCCAGTGCAGCCCTCGACGTCCTCGGTCTCAATTACGCGGACGGCCGCTACGCGAGCGATGCCGAGCGGTTCCCGCACCGCGTGATCGTCGGCTCGGAGACCTTCCCGACGCAGATCGGCGACCTCTGGCCGCTCGTCGAGGCGAACCCGAACGTGATCGGCGACTTCACCTGGACCGGCTGGGACTACCTCGGCGAGGTCGGCATCGGTGCGACCTCCTACGCTGAGGACCCGGAGGCGAACGGCGCACTCGAGCGCGAGTTCCCCTACCTCACCGCGTGGTGCGGCGACTTCGACATCACCGGCTGGCGGCGGCCGGTGTCGTACTACCGGGAGATCGTCTTCGGTCTGCGGTCCGAGCCGGCCATCGCGGTGCTCCGACCGGAACGGCACGGGCAGACGATCACGATGCAGTCGCCGTGGGCATGGAGCGACTCGGTCGACTCGTGGACATGGCCCGGTTTCGAGGGCGCGCCGGTGACGGTCGAGGTCGCCGCCGATGCCGACGAGGTGGCTCTACTGCTCGACGGTGTGGAGGTGGCGCGTGGGCCGGTGGGTGGACGCCGGCCGAAGCTCGCCGAGTTCGAGACCGTCTACCGGCCGGGCACGCTCGAGGCGGTCGCGTTCCGCTCGGGCGCGGAGGTCGGACGCACCGCGCTCGTCTCCGCCACCGGCCCGACCAGGCTCGTGGCGACCGCCGACCGGACGACGCTCCGCGCCGACGACACCGATCTCGCCTTCATCGCGATCGAGCTGCGGGACGCGGCCGGCGTCCTGGTCACCGGCGCCGACCGCGAGGTCTCGGTCAGCGTCGCGGGCGAGGGTCGGCTCGCGGGCTTCGGAACCGGCACCCCGAAGACGACCGAGCGCTTCGACGCGACCACGCGCACCACCTTCGACGGACGGGCGCTGGCGATCGTCCGGCCGAGCGGGCCCGGTGCCATCACGGTGACGGTGAGCGGTGCCGGCCTCGACGACGTCGTCTTGGATCTGGAGGCAGCGGCTCGCTGA
- a CDS encoding LacI family DNA-binding transcriptional regulator, protein MARTPMTGPTLASIAERAGVSIATVSKVINGRSGMSEATRARVETAVRELGYRPTPRSIPGAPRSIHVVFDTLHSVYSLRVLDGMVAAAQRSDVDLVTRVLSPGSGFGSTDATGDEVALDRSFVDGVAARGAIGMIVVTTPIAADVVDACLDAGIALVAVDSPDPLDRSVASIGSSHAAGGQQAVEHLVGLGHRRIAFVGGHPANPGLHARAIGYREALLSAGVRLDPELVSEEGMGTSARAVERMLALDDPPTAVFATNDADAFAVIRTVVQAGLRVPEDVSVVGYDDTYSAMLTVPLLTTVHTSMHDIGRAAVDTVLRLHAGERPFSHHLELATTLIARESTGPVPPSTP, encoded by the coding sequence ATGGCACGCACACCCATGACGGGTCCGACGCTGGCGTCGATCGCAGAGCGCGCCGGTGTCTCGATCGCGACCGTCTCGAAGGTGATCAACGGTCGTTCGGGCATGTCCGAGGCGACCCGTGCCCGGGTCGAGACGGCCGTCCGCGAGCTCGGGTACCGCCCGACACCCCGGTCGATCCCCGGTGCTCCACGAAGCATCCACGTCGTGTTCGACACCTTGCACAGCGTCTACTCCCTCCGTGTCCTCGACGGCATGGTCGCCGCGGCACAGCGGTCGGACGTCGATCTCGTGACGCGGGTGCTGTCGCCCGGTTCCGGCTTCGGTTCCACGGATGCGACCGGAGACGAGGTGGCGCTCGACCGCAGCTTCGTCGACGGCGTCGCGGCGCGAGGTGCGATCGGCATGATCGTCGTCACGACCCCCATCGCCGCCGACGTCGTCGATGCCTGCCTCGACGCGGGCATCGCGCTCGTCGCGGTCGACTCGCCGGATCCGCTCGACCGCTCGGTCGCGAGTATCGGCTCGAGCCACGCCGCCGGCGGGCAGCAGGCGGTCGAGCACCTCGTCGGCCTCGGGCATCGGCGGATCGCCTTCGTGGGCGGACATCCGGCGAATCCCGGCCTCCATGCGCGGGCGATCGGCTATCGAGAGGCGCTCTTGTCGGCCGGTGTCAGGCTCGACCCAGAGCTCGTCTCAGAGGAGGGGATGGGCACCTCGGCGCGGGCGGTCGAGCGCATGCTCGCACTCGACGACCCGCCGACCGCCGTGTTCGCGACCAACGACGCCGACGCCTTCGCCGTCATCCGCACGGTCGTCCAGGCCGGTCTCCGCGTGCCGGAGGACGTGAGCGTGGTCGGCTACGACGACACGTACTCGGCGATGCTGACCGTTCCGCTCCTGACGACCGTCCACACCTCGATGCACGACATCGGCCGGGCGGCGGTCGACACCGTCCTCCGCTTGCATGCCGGCGAGCGGCCGTTCTCCCATCACCTCGAGCTCGCGACGACGCTCATCGCGCGGGAGTCGACGGGGCCGGTCCCGCCCTCGACGCCCTGA